The Amycolatopsis mongoliensis genome includes a window with the following:
- a CDS encoding DeoR/GlpR family DNA-binding transcription regulator — protein sequence MLARQRQAVILEEARRTGAVRVSDLVTRLGVSDMTVRRDLDVLAGRGLVEKVYGGATSIVGKSTDEPGFEAKSVRQRAQKEAIAELAATLVRPGTAIGISAGTTTWTLARALDAIPGLTIVTNSIQVADVLRGSTQPERTVVLTGGVRTPSDALVGPVAVHSLRSLHLDVVFLGVHGMADGPGFTTPNLTESETDRALVEAGRKLVVLADHTKWGTVGISTIADLDEADVVVTDDGIPDDAKEILAERATELMIAETAETVEAEEA from the coding sequence GTGCTTGCGCGTCAGCGACAGGCGGTGATCCTGGAAGAGGCACGCCGGACGGGTGCGGTCCGGGTCAGTGACCTCGTGACCAGGCTGGGTGTCTCCGACATGACGGTGCGCCGGGATCTCGACGTCCTCGCCGGGCGCGGGCTCGTCGAGAAGGTCTACGGCGGCGCCACTTCGATCGTCGGCAAGAGCACCGACGAACCCGGCTTCGAGGCGAAGTCCGTGCGCCAGCGCGCGCAGAAGGAGGCCATCGCCGAGCTCGCCGCAACGCTCGTGCGGCCCGGCACCGCGATCGGCATCTCCGCCGGCACGACCACGTGGACGCTCGCCCGCGCGCTCGACGCCATCCCGGGGCTCACCATCGTGACCAACTCGATCCAGGTCGCCGACGTGCTCCGCGGGTCGACGCAGCCGGAGCGCACCGTCGTGCTCACCGGCGGGGTGCGGACGCCGTCGGATGCGCTGGTCGGGCCGGTCGCCGTGCACAGCCTGCGGTCGCTGCACCTCGACGTCGTCTTCCTCGGCGTGCACGGCATGGCCGACGGGCCCGGGTTCACCACGCCGAACCTCACCGAGAGCGAGACCGACCGCGCGCTGGTCGAGGCCGGGCGCAAGCTCGTCGTGCTCGCCGACCACACCAAGTGGGGCACCGTCGGGATCTCCACGATCGCCGACCTGGACGAGGCCGACGTCGTCGTCACCGATGACGGGATTCCCGACGATGCCAAGGAAATACTCGCCGAAAGGGCAACGGAACTCATGATCGCCGAGACGGCGGAGACGGTCGAGGCCGAAGAAGCGTGA
- the galT gene encoding galactose-1-phosphate uridylyltransferase — translation MKRTVRHLADGREIIYFDQPGAPDRVAEDTRDLPPVSAASEIRLDPLTGEWVAMAAHRQTRTYKPPADLCPLCPSKPGKPSEIPESDYDVVVFENRFPSFAEDVVGEPSTVDGLGLVPVRPGRGRCEVVCFTSDHDGAFSRLSAKQVRAVVDAWSDRTAALSEVPGVEQVFPFENRGEEIGVTLSHPHGQIYGYPFVTPKTERMLDVARAYQADHGRPVLGDVLAAEQKSGARVVASGEHWTAYVPPAARWPIEVHVVPHRQVPDIPALTDAERDDFADVYLDVLRRCDALYDRPLPYIAAWHQAPVRRDRELGWLHLELFSVLRAKDKLKYLAGSESGMAVWVNDATPEQIAERLRAAG, via the coding sequence GTGAAGCGGACCGTGCGACACCTGGCCGACGGCCGGGAGATCATCTATTTCGACCAGCCCGGCGCGCCCGACCGCGTCGCCGAGGACACCCGCGACCTGCCGCCGGTTTCGGCCGCGTCGGAGATCCGGCTGGACCCGCTGACCGGTGAGTGGGTCGCGATGGCCGCGCACCGGCAGACGCGGACCTACAAGCCGCCCGCGGACCTCTGTCCGCTGTGCCCGAGCAAGCCCGGCAAGCCGAGTGAAATCCCCGAAAGCGACTACGACGTCGTCGTCTTCGAGAACCGCTTTCCCTCCTTCGCCGAGGATGTCGTCGGCGAGCCGTCCACTGTGGATGGCTTGGGACTGGTGCCGGTGCGGCCCGGCCGTGGCCGCTGCGAGGTCGTCTGCTTCACCAGCGACCACGACGGCGCCTTCTCGCGGCTGAGTGCGAAGCAGGTGCGCGCCGTCGTCGACGCGTGGTCCGACCGCACCGCCGCGCTGTCCGAAGTGCCCGGTGTGGAACAGGTCTTCCCGTTCGAGAACCGCGGCGAAGAGATCGGCGTCACGCTTTCGCACCCGCACGGGCAGATCTACGGTTACCCGTTCGTCACGCCGAAGACCGAGCGGATGCTCGACGTCGCCCGCGCCTACCAGGCCGACCACGGCCGCCCGGTGCTCGGCGACGTGCTGGCCGCGGAACAGAAGTCCGGGGCGCGCGTGGTGGCGTCCGGCGAACACTGGACGGCGTACGTGCCGCCGGCGGCCCGGTGGCCGATCGAGGTCCACGTGGTGCCGCACCGGCAGGTGCCGGACATCCCCGCGCTGACCGACGCCGAGCGCGACGACTTCGCCGACGTCTACCTCGACGTCCTGCGCCGGTGTGACGCGCTGTACGACCGGCCGCTGCCGTACATCGCGGCGTGGCACCAGGCGCCGGTGCGCCGCGACCGCGAGCTCGGCTGGCTCCACCTGGAACTGTTTTCCGTGTTGCGCGCCAAGGACAAGCTGAAGTACCTGGCGGGGTCCGAATCGGGCATGGCGGTGTGGGTCAACGACGCGACACCGGAGCAAATCGCGGAACGGCTCCGCGCGGCGGGCTGA
- a CDS encoding S1C family serine protease, with protein MTENDPTAHDPAAPRSPETGQQAAQGGWSGSPYGDQAATPESGGTPQYSAPEPSYHAVTGADPSYNAPNPNPWSASGQTQQSVYPPPNPNPYAQPGTSAYGAPTAPPAQPKRSGGKLLAGVALVALLVGGIAGGTVGYLTGGASNGPVGNALDAPKPAQQTGNAPAGSVEAVAQKLSPSVVELQVSGQQGAGEGSGFVISTDGYILTNNHVVEVAANGGQIQAVFQDGKKAAAKVVGRDPTTDIAVVKVDGVNNLTPVEIGRSDDLRVGQSVVAIGSPFELAGTVTSGIVSSLHRPVRAGGGQGGQETVMDAVQTDAAINPGNSGGPLANMSGQVIGINSAIYSPQSASGGQGQGSESGNVGIGFAIPIDQARRTADTIIKTGQAVQTYIGAQVTDAPQGGAKLGAITPGSPAEKAGLKSGDIVTKIDDRNIDKSDTLVAAIRTRAPDEKATFTLSDGRTVEVTLGGQPVPAN; from the coding sequence ATGACCGAGAACGACCCCACTGCGCACGACCCCGCGGCGCCGCGGAGCCCCGAGACCGGCCAGCAGGCCGCTCAGGGCGGTTGGTCGGGGAGCCCGTACGGTGACCAGGCCGCCACGCCCGAGTCCGGCGGTACGCCGCAGTACTCGGCGCCGGAGCCGTCCTACCACGCGGTGACCGGGGCCGATCCGTCCTACAACGCGCCGAACCCGAACCCCTGGTCCGCGTCGGGCCAGACCCAGCAGAGCGTCTACCCGCCGCCGAACCCCAATCCGTACGCGCAGCCCGGCACGTCCGCCTACGGCGCGCCGACGGCGCCGCCCGCGCAGCCGAAACGGTCCGGCGGGAAGCTGCTCGCCGGCGTCGCGCTGGTCGCGCTGCTGGTCGGCGGCATCGCGGGCGGGACGGTCGGCTACCTCACCGGCGGCGCGTCCAACGGCCCGGTGGGCAACGCGCTCGACGCGCCGAAGCCCGCCCAGCAGACCGGCAACGCCCCCGCCGGCTCGGTCGAGGCGGTCGCGCAGAAGCTGTCGCCGAGCGTCGTCGAGCTGCAGGTGAGCGGGCAGCAGGGGGCCGGCGAGGGCTCCGGGTTCGTCATCAGCACCGACGGCTACATCCTGACCAACAACCACGTCGTCGAGGTCGCCGCGAACGGCGGCCAGATCCAGGCCGTGTTCCAGGACGGCAAGAAGGCCGCCGCCAAGGTCGTCGGCCGCGACCCGACGACCGACATCGCGGTCGTCAAGGTCGACGGCGTCAACAACCTGACCCCGGTGGAGATCGGCCGGTCCGACGACCTGAGGGTCGGCCAGTCGGTCGTCGCCATCGGGTCGCCGTTCGAGCTGGCCGGCACGGTCACCTCGGGCATCGTCAGCTCGCTGCACCGGCCGGTGCGCGCCGGCGGCGGTCAGGGCGGCCAGGAGACGGTGATGGACGCCGTCCAGACCGACGCGGCGATCAACCCGGGCAACTCGGGTGGTCCGCTGGCCAACATGTCCGGCCAGGTCATCGGCATCAACTCGGCGATCTACAGCCCGCAGTCGGCGTCCGGTGGCCAGGGCCAGGGCTCCGAGAGCGGCAACGTCGGCATCGGGTTCGCGATCCCGATCGACCAGGCCCGCCGGACGGCGGACACGATCATCAAGACCGGCCAGGCGGTGCAGACCTACATCGGCGCGCAGGTCACGGACGCTCCGCAGGGCGGCGCGAAGCTGGGTGCGATCACCCCGGGCAGCCCGGCGGAGAAGGCCGGCCTCAAGTCCGGCGACATCGTGACGAAGATCGACGACCGGAACATCGACAAGTCCGACACGCTGGTCGCCGCCATCCGCACCCGCGCCCCGGACGAGAAGGCGACGTTCACCCTCTCCGACGGCCGTACGGTCGAGGTGACGCTCGGCGGCCAGCCCGTCCCGGCCAACTGA
- a CDS encoding molybdopterin-dependent oxidoreductase, giving the protein MKLPIPKEEHFKAPAHDERVTSKIGLALAVTFTTCFVTGLISHLIQHPPEWFWWPSRPVGLYRVTQGLHVISGVASIPLLLAKLWSVYPKLFGRPLVRSLPHALERLSILVLSGAAFFELTTGLLNVAQNYPWGFYFPQVHYAVAWLAIGSILVHVAVKLPVVRRALSRGTPEEEPPAAGLSRRGFLRTTGLATGVAVVATAGATVPFLRGVSGLAWKTGKGTQHLPVNRTAAAAGVTWSTTWRLSVVTPRGTTKFSLDELRALPQTTAELPIACVEGWSQSATWRGISLPALLKAVGAPPGTALRVSSSERSGLYGVSVLPGEHTADELTLLALELNGEVLDLDHGFPCRIIAPNRPGVLQTKWVTKLEAL; this is encoded by the coding sequence TTGAAGCTGCCGATCCCGAAGGAAGAACACTTCAAGGCACCGGCGCACGACGAGCGCGTGACGTCGAAGATCGGGCTGGCGCTGGCGGTCACGTTCACGACGTGCTTCGTCACCGGCCTGATCAGCCACCTGATCCAGCACCCGCCGGAGTGGTTCTGGTGGCCCAGCCGGCCGGTCGGGCTCTACCGCGTCACGCAGGGGCTGCACGTGATCTCCGGCGTGGCGTCGATCCCGCTGCTGCTGGCGAAGCTGTGGAGCGTCTACCCGAAGCTGTTCGGCCGGCCGCTCGTCCGCTCACTGCCGCACGCCCTGGAGCGCCTTTCGATCCTGGTGCTCTCGGGTGCGGCGTTCTTCGAGCTGACGACCGGGCTGCTGAACGTCGCGCAGAACTACCCGTGGGGCTTCTACTTCCCGCAGGTGCACTACGCGGTCGCGTGGCTGGCGATCGGGTCGATCCTGGTGCACGTCGCGGTGAAGCTGCCGGTCGTCCGGCGGGCGCTGAGCCGCGGGACACCCGAAGAGGAGCCGCCGGCCGCCGGGCTGTCCCGGCGCGGGTTCCTGCGCACCACCGGGCTCGCGACGGGCGTCGCCGTCGTGGCCACGGCCGGCGCGACGGTCCCGTTCCTGCGCGGGGTTTCCGGCCTCGCCTGGAAGACGGGCAAGGGCACGCAGCACCTCCCGGTGAACCGCACGGCGGCGGCCGCGGGCGTGACGTGGTCGACGACCTGGCGGCTCTCGGTGGTGACGCCACGCGGCACGACGAAGTTCTCGCTCGACGAACTGCGTGCGCTGCCGCAGACGACGGCCGAGCTGCCGATCGCGTGCGTCGAGGGCTGGAGCCAGTCGGCGACGTGGCGCGGGATTTCCCTGCCCGCGCTGCTGAAAGCCGTCGGCGCGCCACCGGGCACGGCTTTGCGAGTGTCGTCTTCGGAACGTTCCGGGCTGTACGGCGTCAGCGTCCTGCCCGGCGAGCACACCGCCGACGAGCTGACGCTGCTCGCGCTGGAGCTGAACGGCGAGGTGCTCGACCTCGACCACGGCTTCCCCTGCCGGATCATCGCCCCGAACCGGCCCGGGGTGCTGCAGACGAAGTGGGTCACGAAGCTGGAGGCGCTGTGA
- a CDS encoding methyltransferase domain-containing protein: MRTALIGNEFDRGLLGHRCWLELADGERVELPVERWGAPSDGDEVLLDACAGPTLDIGCGPGRLTAALAGRGIVALGVDSSRTAVRLTRRRGGNALHRNVFDHVPGEGRWRHALLADGNIGIGGDPVALLRRTAQLVARDGDVLVELEPPGRGLRHERVRLRPGHADVAWFTWAWVGVDAIAEVAVRAGFRVGWTTRHGHRWFARLERS, translated from the coding sequence ATGAGGACGGCACTCATCGGCAACGAGTTCGACCGCGGCCTGCTCGGCCACCGGTGCTGGCTCGAACTGGCCGACGGCGAACGGGTCGAGCTGCCCGTCGAACGGTGGGGCGCGCCGTCCGACGGCGACGAGGTCCTGCTCGACGCCTGCGCCGGCCCGACCCTCGACATCGGCTGCGGCCCGGGCCGGCTCACCGCGGCCCTGGCCGGACGCGGGATCGTCGCGCTGGGCGTGGACAGCTCGCGCACGGCCGTCCGGCTGACGCGCCGCCGCGGCGGGAACGCGTTGCACCGCAACGTCTTCGACCACGTTCCCGGCGAAGGACGGTGGCGGCACGCCCTGCTCGCCGACGGCAACATCGGCATCGGCGGCGACCCGGTGGCCCTGCTGCGGCGCACGGCGCAGCTGGTCGCCCGCGACGGTGACGTCCTCGTCGAACTGGAGCCGCCCGGCCGCGGGCTGCGGCACGAACGCGTCCGGCTACGGCCCGGGCACGCCGACGTCGCCTGGTTCACCTGGGCGTGGGTCGGCGTCGACGCGATAGCCGAAGTGGCTGTCCGCGCCGGGTTCCGCGTCGGCTGGACCACCCGGCACGGCCACCGCTGGTTCGCCCGGTTGGAGCGGTCTTGA
- a CDS encoding TIGR04282 family arsenosugar biosynthesis glycosyltransferase: MTARFVLLVVAKAPVPGFAKTRLCPPATPAQAAQIAAAALLDTLDAVCAVPGAAPVVAMTGDLGAAVSATEIGAALRRVTMIPQRGWDFGARLANAHADAAAVHAGLPILQIGMDTPQVTPESLAAAAAPVAHGVHDSVLGPAEDGGWWALGLADPRHAQVLAGVPMSRDDTGERTLRALGACGLRPRPAAKLSDVDTMADARAVAAACPDGRFARAVAAVRGRAVA; encoded by the coding sequence ATGACGGCCCGGTTCGTGCTGCTGGTCGTGGCCAAGGCGCCGGTGCCGGGGTTCGCCAAGACCCGGCTCTGCCCGCCGGCGACTCCGGCGCAGGCGGCGCAGATCGCCGCGGCCGCCCTGCTCGACACGCTCGACGCCGTGTGCGCGGTGCCGGGCGCCGCGCCTGTCGTCGCGATGACCGGCGACCTCGGCGCCGCCGTCTCGGCCACCGAAATCGGGGCGGCACTGCGCCGGGTGACCATGATCCCGCAGCGGGGCTGGGACTTCGGCGCCCGGCTGGCGAACGCCCACGCGGACGCCGCCGCGGTCCATGCGGGCCTCCCGATCCTGCAGATCGGCATGGACACCCCGCAGGTCACGCCCGAGTCGCTCGCCGCGGCGGCCGCGCCGGTCGCGCACGGCGTCCACGACTCGGTGCTCGGCCCGGCCGAGGACGGCGGCTGGTGGGCGCTGGGGCTCGCCGACCCGCGGCACGCGCAGGTCTTGGCTGGCGTCCCGATGTCGCGCGACGACACCGGCGAACGCACTTTGCGTGCGCTCGGCGCCTGCGGGCTGCGGCCGCGGCCGGCCGCAAAACTGTCCGATGTGGACACGATGGCGGACGCTCGCGCGGTGGCGGCGGCGTGCCCGGACGGCCGGTTCGCGCGCGCCGTCGCGGCGGTCCGGGGGCGGGCGGTCGCATGA
- a CDS encoding glycosyltransferase family 2 protein: MDVVLPCLDEAGALPDVLAGLPPGYRAIVVDNGSADGSPEVAASLGAKVVHEPRRGYGAAVHTGLEAATADIVCFADADGSLDLGDLPRLVTAVEGGADLAVGRRVPTGPGVWPWHARAGNVVLARLLRGRGLPVRDIAPLRAADRRALLGLGVTDRAFGYPLELLIKAQRAGWRVREFDVRYSERAKGTKSKVSGSVRGTLRAVRDFGRVLAR; the protein is encoded by the coding sequence GTGGACGTCGTCCTCCCTTGCCTCGATGAAGCGGGCGCCCTGCCCGATGTGCTGGCCGGACTGCCCCCGGGCTACCGCGCGATCGTGGTCGACAACGGTTCGGCCGACGGCTCGCCCGAAGTGGCGGCCTCGCTCGGTGCGAAGGTTGTCCACGAACCGCGCCGCGGCTACGGCGCGGCCGTGCACACCGGCCTGGAGGCCGCCACGGCGGACATCGTGTGTTTCGCCGACGCCGACGGGTCCCTCGACCTCGGCGACCTGCCGCGGCTGGTGACCGCGGTCGAGGGTGGCGCCGACCTGGCCGTCGGGCGGCGGGTGCCGACCGGGCCCGGGGTGTGGCCGTGGCACGCGAGAGCCGGCAACGTCGTGCTGGCGCGGCTGCTGCGCGGCCGCGGGCTGCCGGTGCGGGACATCGCACCGCTGCGGGCCGCGGACCGGCGGGCGCTGCTCGGCCTGGGCGTCACGGACCGCGCGTTCGGCTACCCGCTCGAGTTGCTGATCAAGGCCCAGCGGGCCGGGTGGCGGGTGCGCGAGTTCGACGTCCGCTACAGCGAGCGCGCCAAGGGGACCAAGTCGAAGGTGTCCGGCTCGGTGCGGGGCACGCTGCGCGCGGTCCGCGACTTCGGGCGGGTGCTGGCGCGATGA
- a CDS encoding response regulator transcription factor — protein sequence MNDQAGRVLVVDDDETVRDVVRRYLEVAGFTVDQAGDGAEGLAQFAAHEPDLVVLDVMMPGINGLEVCKRLRQVSQVPIVMLTALGEEENRIAGLQLGADDYVTKPFSPKELALRVASVLRRARMPRPEPAAAELADGDLRLQMTARTATLAGRELPLTTREFDLLAFFLAHPGVAYSRADLLEKVWGWDFGDQSTVTVHVRRLREKIERDPAKPTRVATVWGVGYRYDREQP from the coding sequence ATGAACGATCAGGCCGGGCGCGTGCTCGTGGTCGACGACGACGAGACGGTCCGCGACGTCGTGCGCCGCTACCTCGAGGTGGCCGGGTTCACCGTCGACCAGGCCGGCGACGGCGCCGAAGGGCTGGCCCAGTTCGCCGCCCACGAGCCGGACCTCGTCGTCCTCGACGTCATGATGCCGGGGATCAACGGGCTCGAGGTGTGCAAGCGGCTGCGCCAGGTCAGCCAGGTGCCGATCGTGATGCTCACCGCCCTCGGTGAGGAGGAGAACCGGATCGCCGGGCTCCAGCTCGGCGCCGACGACTACGTCACGAAACCCTTCAGTCCCAAGGAACTCGCCCTCCGCGTCGCTTCGGTGCTGCGCCGCGCGCGGATGCCGCGTCCGGAACCGGCCGCCGCCGAGCTGGCGGACGGCGACCTGCGCCTGCAGATGACCGCGCGCACCGCGACGCTCGCCGGCCGCGAACTGCCGCTGACCACCCGGGAGTTCGATCTGCTCGCGTTCTTCCTGGCCCACCCCGGGGTCGCCTACTCGCGCGCGGACCTGCTCGAGAAGGTGTGGGGCTGGGACTTCGGCGACCAGTCCACCGTGACCGTCCACGTGCGACGGTTGCGGGAGAAGATCGAGCGCGATCCGGCCAAGCCGACCCGGGTGGCGACAGTGTGGGGTGTCGGCTACCGCTACGACCGGGAGCAGCCGTGA
- a CDS encoding sensor histidine kinase, giving the protein MIEPGESFGEMLTHLWHILPLALLFSLPVAALGGVALYVLRRGALATTLTVLVLIPVLATLVGVLGVSGFMFTTALTTMLLVCLLVAVVTVPAAIILGRAIARRSVWEREARDRERAAEASRRELVAWISHDLRSPLAGIQAMAEALADGVVSERDEIADYAQRISGETTRLSAMVGDLFELSRITAGALELTMSAVPLRDVVSDAVAAQSPVAERKRVRVLANASTWPVVTGSDPELARIVRNLVSNAIRHTPPDGTVAVQIGVDGDEALLAVDDSCGGIPDDEISRVFDVAFRGTQARTPERGGTTSGGGLGLAITKGLVEAHRGKIGVHNHGPGCRFEVRLPLAMS; this is encoded by the coding sequence GTGATCGAACCCGGCGAGTCCTTCGGCGAGATGCTGACGCACCTCTGGCACATCCTGCCGCTCGCGCTGCTGTTCTCGCTGCCGGTGGCTGCGCTCGGCGGTGTCGCGCTGTACGTCCTGCGCCGCGGGGCGCTGGCCACCACGCTCACGGTGCTGGTGCTGATCCCGGTGCTCGCCACGCTGGTCGGCGTCCTGGGCGTCAGCGGGTTCATGTTCACCACGGCGCTCACCACGATGCTGCTGGTCTGCCTGCTCGTCGCCGTGGTCACCGTGCCGGCGGCGATCATCCTTGGCCGGGCCATCGCGCGCCGCAGCGTGTGGGAGCGGGAGGCGCGCGACCGCGAGCGCGCGGCCGAGGCGTCGCGGCGCGAGCTGGTCGCGTGGATCAGCCACGACCTGCGCAGTCCCTTGGCCGGCATCCAGGCGATGGCCGAAGCGCTGGCCGACGGGGTGGTGTCCGAACGCGACGAGATCGCCGACTACGCCCAGCGGATCAGCGGCGAGACCACCCGGCTGTCCGCGATGGTCGGCGACCTGTTCGAGCTCTCGCGCATCACCGCCGGCGCCCTCGAGCTCACCATGTCCGCGGTACCGCTGCGGGACGTCGTCAGCGACGCCGTCGCCGCCCAGTCGCCGGTCGCCGAGCGCAAACGCGTTCGCGTGCTCGCCAACGCGTCGACCTGGCCGGTCGTGACCGGCAGCGACCCGGAACTGGCCCGGATCGTGCGGAACCTGGTGTCCAACGCGATCCGGCACACCCCGCCCGACGGGACGGTCGCGGTGCAGATCGGCGTCGACGGCGACGAGGCCCTCCTCGCCGTCGACGACTCCTGCGGCGGCATCCCCGACGACGAGATCAGCCGCGTCTTCGACGTCGCCTTCCGCGGGACGCAGGCCCGCACGCCCGAGCGCGGCGGGACGACCAGCGGCGGCGGGCTCGGGCTGGCCATCACCAAGGGGCTGGTGGAGGCCCACCGCGGGAAGATCGGCGTCCACAACCACGGGCCCGGGTGCCGGTTCGAGGTCCGGCTGCCGCTGGCGATGTCCTAG
- a CDS encoding MBL fold metallo-hydrolase, translating into MQRITVGGYTIEALTDGLVRLPTPFFPGLDPAEHSGVLDPDGTVHVPVGGFLVRGRGRTILVDAGFGPREMGYPDGMAPAGGDPAPMGVGGDLLTALGGAGVRPEDVDTVFVTHLHSDHVGWLAPEGTPAFGQARIVHGAADWQPLIGGLPHDDWSRIGLEAVRAAGSIEAIHGDAVALAPGITARHTPGHTPGHYVLDVEADDERLVLLGDVIHTPVQLRDDRVRFIGDHDPDEAARTRQRWLAEIAGTSTVIAAAHFPGMEFLRLDPDRTPRAV; encoded by the coding sequence ATGCAGCGGATCACGGTGGGCGGCTACACGATCGAAGCACTGACCGACGGGCTCGTCCGGCTCCCGACCCCGTTCTTCCCCGGCCTGGACCCGGCCGAGCACTCCGGAGTCCTCGACCCCGACGGCACGGTGCACGTGCCGGTCGGTGGGTTCCTGGTCCGCGGCCGAGGCCGGACGATCCTGGTCGACGCCGGGTTCGGACCGCGGGAGATGGGTTACCCGGACGGCATGGCCCCGGCGGGCGGAGACCCGGCACCGATGGGAGTCGGCGGCGACCTCCTGACGGCGTTGGGCGGAGCCGGCGTGCGGCCCGAGGACGTCGACACCGTCTTCGTCACGCACCTGCACTCCGACCACGTGGGCTGGCTGGCCCCCGAAGGCACGCCGGCCTTCGGACAGGCGCGGATCGTCCACGGGGCAGCGGACTGGCAGCCGCTGATCGGCGGGCTGCCCCACGACGACTGGAGCCGCATCGGACTCGAGGCGGTGCGGGCGGCCGGCAGCATCGAGGCGATCCACGGCGACGCCGTGGCGCTGGCCCCGGGCATCACCGCGCGGCACACGCCGGGCCACACTCCCGGCCACTACGTGCTGGACGTCGAGGCGGACGACGAGCGCCTGGTCCTGCTCGGCGACGTCATCCACACCCCGGTCCAGCTGCGCGACGACCGGGTTCGATTCATCGGCGACCACGACCCGGACGAGGCCGCCCGCACCCGGCAGCGGTGGCTGGCCGAGATCGCGGGCACGAGCACGGTGATCGCGGCCGCCCACTTCCCCGGCATGGAGTTCCTGAGGCTGGATCCGGACCGCACGCCCCGAGCCGTCTAG
- a CDS encoding NAD-dependent epimerase/dehydratase family protein: protein MRVLVTGGAGFIGSHIADLLADGGDEVVVLDNLLPTAHGSRTPPAYTGRHRFLRGDVTDAEIVAELLDGVDAVCHQAAVVGHGVDPSDAPSYALHNDYGTAVLLAGMHAAGVRKLVLASSMVVYGEGRYACPDHGVVPPSPRRASDVDAGRFEPRCPACGAELSWRLVPEDAPLNPRSTYAATKLAQEHLAGAWARQTGGSVWAMRYHNVYGPRMPRNTPYAGVASLFRSALERGEAPLVLEDGRQQRDFVHVHDVARANVLALRTAGPAGDSTPVNVCSGTPHTVGELAGELARACAGPAPKVAGGARPADVRHVVADPARARELLGFTAEIGFEKGIADFATAELRAPV, encoded by the coding sequence GTGCGCGTACTGGTCACCGGCGGAGCCGGGTTCATCGGGTCCCACATCGCCGATCTACTGGCCGACGGCGGTGACGAGGTCGTGGTCCTCGACAACCTCCTCCCCACGGCCCACGGCTCCCGCACCCCGCCGGCGTACACCGGCAGGCACCGGTTCCTGCGCGGCGACGTCACCGACGCCGAGATCGTCGCCGAGCTGCTGGACGGCGTCGACGCGGTCTGCCACCAGGCGGCGGTGGTCGGGCACGGCGTCGACCCGTCGGACGCACCGTCGTACGCCCTGCACAACGACTACGGCACGGCGGTCCTGCTGGCCGGGATGCACGCGGCCGGGGTGCGGAAGCTCGTGCTGGCGTCCTCGATGGTCGTCTACGGCGAAGGCCGGTACGCGTGCCCGGACCACGGCGTCGTCCCGCCGTCGCCGCGCCGCGCGTCCGATGTGGACGCCGGCCGGTTCGAGCCGCGGTGCCCGGCCTGCGGGGCCGAACTGAGCTGGCGGCTGGTGCCCGAGGACGCGCCGCTGAACCCCCGCAGCACGTACGCGGCGACGAAGCTCGCGCAGGAACACCTGGCCGGTGCGTGGGCGCGTCAGACGGGCGGCAGCGTGTGGGCCATGCGCTACCACAACGTCTACGGCCCGCGGATGCCGCGGAACACCCCGTACGCCGGGGTGGCGTCACTGTTCCGTTCGGCCCTCGAGCGCGGCGAAGCACCACTGGTGCTGGAGGACGGCCGCCAGCAGCGCGACTTCGTGCACGTCCACGACGTCGCCAGGGCGAACGTCCTGGCGCTTCGGACAGCCGGCCCGGCCGGCGACAGCACGCCGGTCAACGTCTGCTCCGGCACCCCGCACACGGTCGGCGAACTGGCCGGGGAGCTGGCGCGCGCCTGCGCCGGCCCGGCGCCGAAGGTGGCCGGCGGTGCCCGTCCGGCCGACGTCCGCCACGTGGTCGCCGACCCGGCCCGCGCCCGCGAGCTGCTGGGCTTCACGGCGGAAATCGGCTTCGAAAAGGGAATCGCCGACTTCGCGACGGCGGAACTGCGCGCCCCGGTCTGA
- a CDS encoding MogA/MoaB family molybdenum cofactor biosynthesis protein, which yields MERSAQRLGRALVVIVDDRVAHGEHEDTTGPLVTELLEEAGFIVDGVVVVEAETAGIRNALNTAVIGGADLVITVGGTGVLPRDRTPDATAGVLDRPIPGISEAIRASGLAAGAVDAGISRGLAGVSGSTLVVNLAGSRSAVRDGMATLTSLVPHVIDELSGLEEV from the coding sequence ATGGAACGGAGTGCACAACGGCTGGGACGGGCCCTCGTGGTCATCGTGGACGATCGCGTGGCGCACGGCGAGCACGAGGACACCACTGGCCCGCTGGTCACGGAACTGCTCGAAGAAGCGGGTTTCATCGTCGACGGTGTCGTGGTCGTCGAGGCCGAGACCGCGGGTATCCGCAACGCGCTCAACACTGCCGTGATCGGCGGCGCCGACCTGGTGATCACGGTCGGCGGCACCGGTGTGCTGCCGCGCGACCGCACACCGGACGCCACCGCCGGTGTCCTCGACCGGCCGATCCCGGGCATCAGCGAGGCCATCCGGGCGTCCGGGCTGGCGGCCGGGGCCGTGGACGCCGGGATCTCGCGCGGGCTCGCCGGGGTGTCGGGGAGCACGCTGGTGGTCAACCTCGCCGGGTCGCGGTCCGCGGTGCGCGACGGGATGGCGACGCTGACCTCGCTCGTGCCGCACGTGATCGACGAGCTTTCGGGCCTCGAAGAGGTCTGA